From the Opitutaceae bacterium genome, one window contains:
- the hisB gene encoding imidazoleglycerol-phosphate dehydratase HisB: MANERTVTLQRKTAETDIQLTLAVDGQGKAQVATGVPFFDHMLTLFAKHGLFDLDVKCVGDVEVDYHHTVEDVGLVLGDAFKRALGDKLGIRRYGFFLLPMDESLARVVVDIGGRPHLVYDAEAPTMFVRDFNIVLVKEFCRAFSNALGCNLHVKLEYGEEPHHVAEAIFKGLARALDVATQIDPRTVGQLPSTKGKL, translated from the coding sequence ATGGCAAACGAACGCACAGTAACGCTCCAGAGAAAGACAGCCGAGACCGACATCCAGCTGACCCTGGCGGTCGACGGTCAGGGCAAAGCGCAGGTCGCCACCGGCGTGCCTTTCTTTGACCACATGCTGACGTTGTTCGCCAAGCACGGCCTCTTTGACCTCGACGTGAAATGCGTTGGCGACGTGGAGGTCGATTACCACCATACCGTTGAAGATGTTGGCCTGGTGCTGGGCGATGCCTTCAAGCGGGCGCTGGGTGACAAGCTCGGCATTCGCAGGTATGGCTTTTTCCTGCTGCCCATGGATGAGTCGCTCGCCCGCGTGGTCGTCGACATCGGAGGCCGTCCGCATCTGGTGTACGATGCCGAGGCACCGACCATGTTCGTGCGCGACTTCAACATTGTGCTGGTGAAGGAATTTTGCCGGGCATTCTCGAATGCCCTCGGGTGCAACCTCCATGTGAAACTCGAATATGGCGAGGAGCCGCATCATGTGGCCGAGGCGATTTTCAAAGGCCTGGCTCGCGCGCTCGACGTCGCGACCCAGATCGATCCCCGCACGGTCGGCCAACTGCCGAGCACCAAGGGAAAACTCTGA
- the hisH gene encoding imidazole glycerol phosphate synthase subunit HisH produces MSDALPIIAVIDNGICNLRSVTKALETVGASPRVARSPGEIDPKATGLVLPGVGALRDCVQALRDTGLDKSVRDWVAADKPFLGVCLGMQALFERSEEGNVEGLGILKGEVVRFRLPSEFKVPHMGWNPVTFRQTESPLARDLKEKGESFYFVHSYHCQPSDPAIVLAECDYGVTFTAAVARGRLFATQFHPEKSQMKGLTVYRNFSRVAAGEN; encoded by the coding sequence ATGTCCGACGCCTTGCCAATCATTGCCGTTATTGACAACGGCATCTGCAACCTGCGCAGCGTCACGAAGGCGCTCGAGACGGTTGGCGCCTCTCCGCGGGTTGCCAGGTCGCCTGGTGAGATCGATCCGAAGGCGACGGGCCTCGTGCTGCCTGGCGTCGGTGCCCTGCGCGACTGTGTGCAGGCGCTTCGTGACACCGGCCTCGACAAGTCAGTCCGCGATTGGGTGGCGGCCGACAAACCGTTTCTTGGCGTGTGCCTCGGCATGCAGGCGCTGTTTGAGCGTTCGGAGGAAGGCAATGTGGAAGGCCTCGGAATCCTGAAGGGAGAAGTCGTGCGCTTCCGTCTTCCCTCGGAGTTCAAGGTTCCCCACATGGGTTGGAATCCGGTGACGTTTCGCCAGACCGAGTCGCCTCTTGCTCGCGACCTCAAGGAAAAGGGCGAGTCGTTTTACTTTGTCCACAGCTACCACTGCCAGCCTTCGGACCCCGCGATCGTTCTCGCCGAATGCGATTATGGAGTGACCTTTACGGCTGCGGTCGCACGCGGCCGCCTCTTCGCGACCCAGTTTCACCCGGAGAAGAGCCAGATGAAGGGCCTCACCGTTTACCGCAACTTTTCGCGCGTGGCGGCGGGTGAAAATTGA
- a CDS encoding citrate synthase, protein MPKTALLKLEEKDVTLPVITGTEGEKALDINKLRAETGYITYDDGFGNTGSCLSAVAFIDGENGILRYRGYPIEQLAEHSSFIETAYLVIHGELPTMSQRGRFSRLLTTHAPLREGMGRFIQSFPRDAHPMAVLSATINALGAYYPHLASNNHQDDLAHFDEAAAIAISKVRTIAAHTYRVHEGLPLNYPRPNFGYCENFLHLMFSQPYNEYVPTAEVAQALNLFLLLHADHEQNCSTSTVKMVASSGANLFASVSAGVNALWGPLHGGANMAVIDMLKSIHAEGDDGTKFIAAAKAGKGERLMGFGHRVYKNYDPRAKIIKSSFYKALASLGIKDDPLLNIAMKLEEVALNDDYFVARKLYPNVDFYSGLIMRALGIPENMFTVMFAIGRMPGWIAQWREVAQNPKIKIYRPRQVYVGKTKRDYVTPEKRG, encoded by the coding sequence ATGCCCAAGACCGCCCTGCTGAAACTGGAGGAGAAGGATGTTACGTTGCCCGTGATAACCGGGACGGAGGGTGAGAAGGCGCTGGACATCAACAAGCTCCGTGCGGAGACGGGCTACATCACGTACGATGACGGTTTTGGCAACACCGGGTCTTGCCTGAGCGCGGTGGCCTTCATCGACGGCGAAAACGGGATTCTTCGGTACCGAGGCTACCCGATTGAGCAACTTGCCGAGCACTCCAGCTTTATTGAGACAGCCTATTTGGTCATCCACGGCGAGCTGCCCACGATGTCCCAGCGCGGCCGGTTTTCTCGTCTGTTGACCACGCACGCTCCTTTGCGCGAAGGCATGGGCCGCTTTATCCAGAGTTTTCCGCGCGACGCGCACCCGATGGCAGTGTTGTCCGCGACGATCAACGCGTTGGGCGCGTATTACCCTCACCTGGCGAGCAACAATCACCAGGACGACCTCGCCCATTTCGACGAAGCGGCGGCAATTGCGATCTCGAAGGTCCGCACGATCGCGGCCCACACGTACCGCGTCCATGAAGGCCTGCCCCTGAATTACCCGAGGCCGAATTTCGGCTACTGCGAGAACTTCCTGCACCTGATGTTTTCGCAGCCGTACAACGAGTATGTTCCCACGGCGGAAGTCGCGCAGGCGCTGAATCTCTTCCTGCTGCTGCACGCGGATCACGAGCAGAACTGTTCGACCTCGACGGTGAAGATGGTGGCGTCCTCAGGCGCCAATCTCTTTGCGTCGGTGTCGGCCGGTGTCAACGCGCTGTGGGGTCCCCTGCACGGCGGCGCCAACATGGCCGTGATCGACATGCTGAAGAGCATCCATGCGGAAGGTGACGATGGCACGAAGTTCATTGCCGCGGCGAAGGCGGGCAAGGGCGAGCGGTTGATGGGCTTCGGCCACCGCGTGTACAAGAATTACGACCCACGCGCGAAGATCATCAAGTCGAGCTTCTACAAGGCCCTCGCGAGCCTCGGAATCAAGGACGACCCGTTGCTCAACATTGCGATGAAGCTCGAGGAGGTTGCGTTGAACGACGATTACTTCGTTGCCCGAAAGCTCTACCCGAATGTCGATTTCTATTCCGGCCTGATCATGCGTGCACTCGGCATCCCGGAGAATATGTTCACCGTGATGTTTGCGATCGGACGCATGCCCGGTTGGATCGCGCAGTGGCGCGAGGTCGCCCAGAATCCGAAGATCAAGATCTACCGCCCGCGGCAGGTGTACGTCGGCAAGACCAAGCGCGATTACGTCACGCCCGAGAAGCGCGGCTGA
- a CDS encoding VC0807 family protein: MPATPPPRENMIVNLLCSLVVPTVILTKFSSPTTLGPVWGLVVALAFPIGYGIYDYSRRRKTNLIAVVGFVSVLLSGGFGLMKVNNFWFAVKEAAVPAIIGLAILFTARSKRPLVHEVMFNDQLFNLDRVSQALAERNTKAEFDRLLYRCSMGLVATFLGSAVLNYFVARWMLTSQPGTEAFNAELGKMNTLGTVINLVPALAAMMVILWRLLTGLEKLSGLTQDEMMRAGK, from the coding sequence ATGCCCGCCACGCCGCCTCCACGCGAGAACATGATCGTCAACCTGCTCTGCAGCCTCGTGGTGCCGACAGTCATTCTCACGAAGTTCAGCAGCCCGACTACGCTGGGTCCGGTGTGGGGCCTCGTCGTCGCCCTCGCTTTCCCGATCGGCTACGGCATCTATGACTACTCCCGGCGCCGGAAGACCAACCTCATCGCTGTGGTCGGCTTCGTCAGTGTGCTGCTGAGCGGCGGCTTCGGCCTGATGAAGGTGAACAACTTCTGGTTTGCCGTGAAGGAGGCCGCCGTGCCCGCGATCATCGGGCTCGCCATTCTCTTCACCGCGCGCTCAAAGCGCCCGCTTGTGCACGAGGTAATGTTCAACGACCAACTCTTCAACCTCGACCGCGTCTCGCAGGCACTCGCCGAGCGCAACACCAAGGCCGAGTTTGATCGCCTGCTGTACCGCTGCAGCATGGGCCTGGTCGCGACGTTCCTCGGCAGCGCCGTGTTGAATTACTTCGTCGCGCGCTGGATGCTGACAAGCCAGCCCGGCACGGAAGCCTTCAATGCCGAACTCGGCAAAATGAACACGCTGGGCACCGTCATCAACCTAGTCCCTGCCCTCGCGGCAATGATGGTGATCCTCTGGCGCTTGTTGACCGGCCTGGAAAAGCTCTCCGGCCTGACCCAGGACGAGATGATGCGCGCCGGGAAGTGA
- a CDS encoding pyridoxine 5'-phosphate synthase: MPSSNMILLGLNIDHVATVRQARYRQATATVGGIVEPDPVTLALMAEQAGADGITVHLREDRRHIQERDVWRLRESIATRLNLEMACTPAMTALALKLRPDSVCLVPESREEITTEGGLDVVFNRSRVAEVVDAMNAAGIKTSLFIDAEEQQIELAAELKSPWIELHTGAYANAYHSPRRADELRRLVAGSNLAHRAGLVVNAGHGINYVNIAEVRTIPHLHELNIGHSIISRALTSGLAEAVREMRARMNP, from the coding sequence GTGCCTTCCAGCAACATGATCCTCCTTGGACTCAATATCGACCATGTGGCAACTGTGCGCCAGGCGCGTTACCGTCAGGCGACGGCGACGGTCGGCGGAATCGTCGAACCGGATCCGGTGACCCTCGCCTTGATGGCTGAACAGGCCGGAGCGGATGGAATCACGGTCCACCTGCGCGAGGATCGGCGTCACATTCAGGAACGGGATGTGTGGCGCCTTCGCGAGAGCATCGCCACGCGTCTGAACCTTGAGATGGCGTGCACGCCTGCCATGACCGCCCTGGCGCTGAAGCTTCGCCCTGATTCGGTCTGCCTTGTGCCGGAGAGCCGCGAGGAGATCACCACCGAAGGCGGACTCGATGTCGTTTTCAATCGGAGCCGCGTTGCCGAAGTGGTCGATGCGATGAACGCTGCAGGCATCAAGACCAGCCTGTTCATAGACGCCGAGGAACAGCAGATCGAGCTTGCGGCCGAGTTGAAGTCGCCCTGGATCGAGTTGCACACCGGTGCCTACGCCAACGCCTACCATTCGCCGCGGCGGGCAGACGAGTTGAGGCGCCTTGTCGCCGGCTCAAACCTCGCTCACCGTGCGGGCCTGGTCGTGAATGCGGGCCATGGCATCAATTACGTGAACATCGCGGAAGTGCGCACGATTCCCCATCTGCACGAATTGAACATAGGCCACAGCATCATCAGCCGCGCCCTCACCTCTGGCCTCGCGGAAGCGGTGCGCGAGATGCGTGCGCGCATGAATCCCTGA
- the acpS gene encoding holo-ACP synthase, whose amino-acid sequence MIPLNLPPGGLLLGLGADLVDVSRIRGAHERQGDRFLDRVYTPEEVTYCLDRADPHPHLAARFAAKEAVAKAFTTGIGEELGWRSVAVTNGTRGEPVVVLDDQGMQLLHRVGGTHVLLTLSHTDTTALAVAAVIRVP is encoded by the coding sequence GTGATTCCCCTTAACCTTCCGCCTGGCGGACTCCTCCTCGGACTGGGCGCCGACCTGGTCGATGTTTCCCGGATTCGTGGAGCACACGAGCGACAGGGCGACCGCTTTCTTGACCGTGTATATACCCCCGAAGAGGTGACCTATTGCCTCGACCGTGCGGACCCGCACCCCCATCTGGCCGCGAGGTTCGCCGCTAAGGAGGCGGTGGCCAAGGCCTTCACCACGGGCATTGGCGAGGAACTTGGATGGCGATCGGTGGCGGTCACCAACGGGACGCGTGGCGAGCCGGTCGTCGTGCTCGATGACCAGGGGATGCAGCTTCTGCATCGCGTGGGAGGCACCCACGTGCTTTTGACCCTTTCGCACACCGATACGACAGCCCTTGCAGTTGCGGCGGTCATTCGCGTGCCCTAG